The proteins below are encoded in one region of Silene latifolia isolate original U9 population chromosome 2, ASM4854445v1, whole genome shotgun sequence:
- the LOC141642445 gene encoding uncharacterized protein LOC141642445 — MSQPQQKGKEVASSTRICSRWTIEEDRALVSAMQDLLDLGGWKADNGQFKNGAYAKIETFMEQKLPGSGKKAEPHIESRVKTLRKHYDAIVEMLSPQASGFGWNDEHKFVTCDLSVWETWVKSHKNAAGLRNKPFPLFDELGKIYGKDRATGREGDSIQDALGDMDGDERDEEEEEEQVVTPDTQGVPSASQNSQAEPSLSKVTSSKTKRARTETIEALRQFSTTLNKMSDVMEVAGEHMGKLANCFKHESESAERRMQVTSEIIKMEGLTRAEVLFASKQIATNPLDVDFS; from the exons ATGTCTCAACCCCAGCAAAAAGGTAAGGAAGTTGCATCTTCTACTAGAATTTGCTCAAGATGGACAATTGAAGAGGATCGTGCCCTTGTAAGTGCAATGCAAGATCTTCTTGATCTCGGTGGATGGAAAGCTGACAACGGCCAATTTAAAAACGGTGCTTATGCTAAAATTGAAACTTTTATGGAACAAAAATTACCTGGATCTGGAAAAAAAGCCGAACCTCACATTGAATCTAGAGTGAAGACTCTAAGGAAGCATTATGATGCAATTGTGGAAATGTTAAGTCCACAAGCAAGTGGTTTCGGATGGAATGATGAACATAAATTTGTTACATGTGATCTGTCAGTTTGGGAAACTTGGGTAAAG aGTCATAAAAATGCGGCGGGATTAAGAAACAAGCCATTTCCGCTATTTGACGAGTTAGgaaaaatatatggaaaagataGGGCTACTGGAAGAGAGGGTGATAGTATACAAGATGCATTAGGAGACATGGATGGTGATgaaagagatgaagaagaagaagaggaacaaGTTGTTACACCTGACACACAGGGAGTACCTTCTGCTTCCCAAAATAGTCAAGCTGAGCCTTCGCTGTCAAAAGTGACAAGTAGCAAGACCAAGCGGGCTAGAACAGAGACAATCGAAGCATTGAGACAATTTTCCACCACACTAAATAAAATGAGTGATGTGATGGAAGTTGCTGGAGAACACATGGGAAAGTTGGCTAATTGTTTCAAGCATGAGTCTGAGTCTGCTGAGCGAAGAATGCAAGTAACTTCAGAGATAATAAAGATGGAAGGGTTAACGCGTGCTGAAGTTCTTTTTGCGTCCAAACAAATAGCTACAAACCCTCTTGACGTTGATTTTTCTTGA
- the LOC141637215 gene encoding uncharacterized protein LOC141637215, with the protein MVNDYCCNIFTLGNPQKSLEDLNNEMLLEIFYRLPYITALGCKTVSKRWCSLISDPSFITQGLLAHRKINKKEPSLAFLLTLGVWGEPLVTAMDTPPYFQRTLSLEFLPYNSRPVATFKDLILSFGFNPLTRLDVFYISNPLTKKWMVLPPNKTHLKLGDWPNWAALTYLEGRGFRVVVAYPYSNDFPRKLEGPSVMVNLLVYISETCQWRDIDVRVQSQPTIDGYSGGVFSGIVCKQMVCIHIGKYFGAFNPFDVTDNFHGSLTAIDLPLPPGDVKILLESDGKLIAFEDNCCLAIELHFVA; encoded by the exons ATGGTGAATGATTATTGCTGCAACATATTTACATTGGGAAACCCACAAAAATCCCTTGAGGATCTAAACAATGAGATGTTGCTTGAGATCTTTTACAGGTTGCCTTATATCACTGCACTTGGCTGCAAAACCGTCTCAAAGCGCTGGTGTTCTCTAATCTCCGACCCTTCATTTATCACCCAAGGCCTTTTAGCGCATCGTAAAATCAACAAAAAGGAACCATCTTTAGCCTTCTTGTTAACCCTGGGAGTGTGGGGTGAACCTCTTGTGACCGCCATGGACACACCACCATATTTCCAAAGGACATTGTCCTTAGAATTCCTTCCTTATAATTCCAGACCTGTCGCGACATTCAAAGACTTGATTTTAAGTTTTGGTTTCAATCCTTTGACTCGTTTAGACGTGTTCTACATTTCTAATCCGCTAACAAAGAAGTGGATGGTTCTTCCACCTAATAAAACCCATCTAAAACTCGGAGATTGGCCTAATTGGGCCGCTCTTACGTATTTAGAGGGACGTGGTTTTAGGGTTGTTGTGGCTTATCCTTATTCCAATGATTTTCCCCGGAAATTGGAAGGCCCTTCCGTAATGGTTAATTTATTAGTTTACATATCCGAGACATGTCAATGGCGCGACATAGATGTTAGAGTCCAATCGCAGCCAACAATTGATGGATATAGTGGTGGAGTTTTCTCAGGGATAGTGTGTAAGCAGATGGTGTGCATTCACATTGGAAAGTATTTTGGTGCATTCAATCCTTTTGATGTTACCGACAATTTTCATGGGAGTTTGACGGCCATAGACCTGCCGTTACCTCCTGGAGACGTAAAAATATTACTCGAGAGTGATGGGAAATTGATAGCCTTTGAAGATAATT GCTGCCTTGCTATCGAATTGCATTTCGTTGCATAG